CCGGGGGGGGGGCTGGCGGCCCTGGCGGTGCGCGGGCTCCGAGCGCCTAGAAGCCCAGCGGTTCGCCCACGATGATCACGTGAGCCGTGCGGTTCATGGGGGCCCGTTCCAGCACAAGGGTGGCGCGGCAGGCCCGGCCCGGGCTGTTGCAGTCCATGCAGTAGCCTGTGGCGGCGCAGGGGATGTCCATGCCCAGGCGGATGCCGTTCATGGGTGTGGCCCAGTCGCGGATGCGCTGGAAGGCGGCGGGCAGGTCCCGGCTGATCTTGTTGATGCCGATGACGTAGATGATGACGCCGGGGGCCCAGGCCATGCCGGCCACGCGGTTGCCCACGCCGTCGATGCTCACCAGCATGCCGTCCTGGGTGACGGCGTTGGCGCTGGTCAGGTAGTAGGGGCACTGCAGCTCCTCCTGGAGGCGGGCGGTCTTCTCCTCCGGCGTGGCGAGCGAGGGGTCCCAGTGCTGGACGATGGTGCAGCCCCGGCGCTCCAGGCCTTCCAGGGCGCCCATCTCCCGGATGGTGACGCTTCCCGGCACGCCCACCTTGCTGCCTTCCGGGATCAGCCGCAGGAGTTCCTCCAGGGCCTCCGCTCCGGTGGGGGCGAACTGGGCGTTGAAGCCCTTCTCCCCGCAGGCCTTCGCCACGTTCCGGCCCAGATTCTCGTAGTGCTGCCGACGGATCTCTTCCCACTGGTCCATTGCCGTTCCTCCTCTACTCGGTTGGTGTGCCGCGTTCCTGCCTGTTTCCTGCAGCTGCTTCCGGCGGTGTTGCCCCGGCGGCGCTGCAATGTTGCGTCCATTGTACACGAGGGGGCTCTCTTTCTTCCAATGCGTCGGAAGGTTGGTGACCATCGGGTGCTGACTGATCGGGGAAGAGGTGGTAGGTTATGGGTAAACGACGATCACGGCAACAGGTGCTGGAGAGGAGGATCGCCATGGGTGTGCTGTGGCGGGAAAGCGGTCCCTGGGGGGCCGGCGGTCTGGCCTGCGAGGGGCTCTTTGCCGAGGCGCCCGGGGGCGGTGTGGATCTGCGGGGCTGGCTCTTTGCGGTTCCCGCGGTTTCCCGGCTTCGTCTGCTCTACGCGCCCGAGTCCTTCGAGGATGTCCCCTGGGGCGACGACGGCGAGCACTTTCATTCCCACGCCAAGGAACGCCCCAGGTGGGGTGTGGTGCATATCGCCGGCCCCGAGGGGGAAGAGGATCTCGATCTGGTGGGGGAGACCACCAGCCTCACCTACGAGGAGGCGCTGGAGCTGATCACCACGCTGCGGGAAGAGCTGGACTGGTGACGGCCGCCGAGCCGTAAAGATATTCCCCTTGACGCCTTGGCGCAGGGGATCTATACTTGCCTCCGTTTCGACAGCGGGGGTGGTGGGACTGAACGATCAGGAGAGGCTTGCCGCACGGGTGCAAAACGCCGCGCTCTTCGATATCTACGGTGCCCTGCTCACCAGACGCCAGCGCGAGGCCTATGTGCTGCACGAGCTGGAGGATCTCTCGCTGGGCGAGATCGCCGAGGAGCTGGGGGTCAGCCGGCAGGGGGCCCACGATCTGGTCCACCGCGCCAGGGAGCATCTCCTCCGTATGGAGGAGGCCGTCGGGGCGGGGGCCATGGAGCGGAGTCTCGAAGAGGCGGAATCCCTGATGGCCGCCTACGCAGGCAGCCTTCCCGGGGAGTTTGTGCGGCGGATGGATGCCGTGCTGGAACGACGGGACAAGTGGAGTGGTAGAGATGTTTGATTCGCTGAAAGACCGGCTGGAAGGCGTCTTCAAGGGCCTTCGCGGCAAGGGAAAGCTCACCGAACAGGATGTCGGAGAGGCGCTGCGGGAGGTCCGCCGGGCGCTGCTCGAAGCCGATGTGAACTACAAGCTGGTGAAGGACCTGGTGGGACGCATCCGCGAGCGCGCCGTGGGGCGGGAGGTGCTGGATTCCATCACACCGGCCCAGCAGGTGATCTCCATTGTCTACGAGGAACTGACGAATCTGATGGGCAGCGAGCACGCCACGCTGCAGGTGTCTCCGAAACCGCCCACCACCTATATGCTCGTGGGGCTCCAGGGTTCGGGGAAGACCACCAGCTGCGCCAAGCTGGCCGCACGGATGTCCAAGGGACACAAGCCGCTGCTGGTGGCCTGCGACCTCCAGCGTCCGGCGGCGGTGGAGCAACTCCGCACCCTGGCGGAGAAGGGCGGTTTCGGCTTCTTCGGCCCCGACGAGGGCGAGAGCGACCCCGTCCCTCTGGTCAAGCGGTCGCTGCGCTACGCGGCGGACCATCTCTACGATGTGGTGATCCTCGACACGGCGGGGCGGCTGCACGTGGACGAGGAGCTCATGGCCCAGCTGAGGCAGATGAAACGCAAGCTGCAGCCTACGGAGACCCTGCTGGTGCTGGACGCCATGACCGGCCAGGAGGCGGTGCAGGTGGCCGAGCACTTCCACAGCGACATGGAGCTCACCGGGCTGGTGCTCTCCAAGCTGGACGGCGACGCCCGCGGCGGTGCGGCCCTGGCGGTGCGCTCCGTGACGGGCGTGCCGGTGAAGCTGGCCGGTGTCGGCGAGGGCATCAAGGACTACGAGACCTTCGATCCCCAGCGGATGGCCGGCCGGATCATGGGCATGGGCGACGTGGAGGGCCTGATGGAGAAGGTCCGGGATGCCACCGACCAGAAGGACGCCACCAAGCTCGCCGAGTCCATCAAGAAGGACCGCTTTACCCTGGAGGATCTCCTCTCCCAGCTGGAGCAGCTGGAGAAGATGGGGCCGCTCAACAAGGTGATGGAGATGCTGCCCATGGGCGGGCAGATGAAGCAGCTCCAGAACGCCGAGGTGGACCCCCAGCGGCTCAAGCGCATCCGGGCGGTGATCCAGTCCATGACGCCCAGGGAGCGCCGCAAACCGGAGATCATCAAGGGGAGCCGGCGGCGTCGGATCGCCAACGGGTCGGGCACCAGCGTGCAGATGGTCAACCAGGTCCTCAAGCAGTACAACCAGATGCGGGGCATGATGAAGAAGTTCGGCAAGGGTGCCAAGAAGGGCAAGCTTCCCAAAAACATGATGCCCTTCTAGCCCTTGACTGGAGTGATCCCACCCGATACGGCGAAGGATGCGGTGGAGGATGGGATGCCGGCGTTGCGCCGGTACCGCGAGACACGATTTTGGAATCGGAGGTGCGTATTGGATGGCAGTACGGATTCGACTTGCACGGCACGGAAGAAAGAAGCGTCCATTCTATCGTCTGGTGGTGGCGGACTCCCGCTCGCCCCGGGACGGGCGCTTCATTGAGCAGCTTGGGACCTACAACCCCCTCACCGATCCGGCTGAGGTGGTCGTGGACGGCGAAAAGGCGCTGAAGTGGCTGAAACAGGGCGCCAAGCCCTCGGAGACGGCCCGCACGCTGCTGCGGCGGACCGGTGTCTGGGAACGCTTTACGGAAGACAGGGAGAACGGATAGCCCATGGCTGACTACAAAGAGCTTACCGAATTTATCGTCAGGAATCTCGTGACCAATCCGGACGACGTGGTGGTCAAGGTCCAGGAACAGGAAGAAGGTCAGTTCGGCGTGCGGATCTCCGTGGCCCGTGAGGACCTCGGTCGGGTCATCGGCAAGAAGGGCGCCACCATCAACGCCCTGAGGCAGGTCGTCCGGGCCTCCTCCCAGAAGGAGGGGCAGCGGGTCGACGTGGACGTGGAAGAGGAGTAGCCGCGTTGCTCCCGGAGCGTGTCGCTGTGGGGAAGGTGGTCGGCGCCCACGGGGTGCGCGGTACGCTGCGCGTCGCCGTGCTGACCGATTTCCCGGAGCGGTTCCGGTCCATGGAGGAGCTGTCGCTCTTCGGCAGGGGCGACCGTGCTCTGGGGAGCTTCCCCGTGACGCGCGTGCGTCCCGTCCCGGGAAAGAACCAGATGCTCATCGACTGCGAGGGCATCGACACCCGCGACGACGCGGAAGCCCTGACGGGCGCACAGATCAAGGTCCCCCGTTCGGACTGTCCCGTGCTGCCGGAAGGCACCTACTGGATCGACGACCTGCTGGGTCTCGAGGTCGTGGAGGCGGAGACGGGGCGTGTGCTCGGCCGGCTCGACGACGTGATGCAGACCGGTGCGGCGGATGTCTACGTGGTGACCGGCGGGGATGGTCGGCTGCTGCTGCCCGCCGTCGGCGAGGTGGTCCGGTCCGTGGATCTCCGGCAGCGGCGCATGGAGGTTTCGCTGCCCGAGGGTCTGCCCGGGCGATGAGGATCACCGTCATCACCGCCTTCCCGGCGCTGGTGGAGGACTATCTGAACACCAGCGTCCTCGGCAGGGCCCGTGAGCGGGGCGATCTGGAGGCCTCCGTGGTGGACCTGCGGGACTTCGCCGCCGGCGACTACCGGCAGGTGGACGACTACGCCTACGGCGGCGGCGGTATGGTGCTCATGCCCGGGCCCCTGGGTGCCGCGCTGGACCATGTGGGAGGCGACGCGGCTCTGGTGGCCGCGCCTTCGCCGCAGGGTGTGCGGCTGCATCAGGGGCTGGTGGAGAGCCTCGCCCGCGAGGGGCATCTGGTCCTGCTCTGCGGCCATTACGAAGGCATCGACGAGCGGGTGACGGAGCGGTATGTGGACCTGGAGTTCTCTCTGGGCGACGTTGTTCTCACCGGCGGCGAGCTCCCCGCCATGGTGCTGGCCGACGCGGTGGCGCGGCTGATGCCGGGCGTGGTGGGCCGCCGGGAGGCGGTTGAGGAGGACTCCTTCTACAGCGGATTCCTGGACCACCCCCACTACACGCGGCCGGCGGAGTGGCGCGGACGGCAGGTCCCCGGGGTGCTGCGCTCCGGCGACCACCAGGCCATCGACCGGTGGCGGACGGAACAGCGGCGGACCCGTACCCTGGAGCGCCGTCCCGATCTGCTCGCCGTCACAGGCATCGGGGAGCATCTCTCCTCACGGGTCTACCTGGCGCTGGGCGACGGATTCGTTGACCGCCGGCGCGGAGACGGGTTCCCCGACGTCCGGCGTCTCTGCGCCCTCTACGGTGTGGAGCGCCTCTGCCTGGTGGAGCCTTCCGGCAGGGAGGGGCTTCCGGCCGCCGGGAAGGGCGTCGATCTGGAAGGAATCAAGGTGTGCAAGCAAGCCGGCCGTCTTCTGCAGTGGGTGGAGCGCCGGGAGAAGGCCCGCCCCTTTGTCCTGCGCCCCGGTGTTTCCGGGGGACTCCACTGGCTGGAGGCCAAACGGCGAGCCCTGGAGGCCGACAGGCCGCTGGTTTTCTGGTTCGGCGACGATGACCGGATCGGCGGAACGGCGGTGGACCTCTGTCCCCTGCAGGGGCGGGATGCCGCGGAGTACGCTGTGGCGGTCGCGCTGGACAGGTTTCTCGGATGCCGGTAGCGCGGTGTCCGGATATTCGGCAAGGAGGAATTGCAATGGATCCCAAGATTGCACTGGTGGAACAAAAGTACTGTAAGGAATCGATCCCCGAGTTCCGGCCCGGGGACACCGTTCAGGTTCACGTGCGGGTCCGCGAGGGCAACCGCGAGCGTGTGCAGGTCTTCGAGGGTGTGGTGATCGCCAGGAAGCACGGCGGCGTGAACGAGACCTTCACCGTCCGCAAGGTCTCCGGCGGTGTGGGGGTGGAGCGGA
This sequence is a window from Synergistales bacterium. Protein-coding genes within it:
- the ffh gene encoding signal recognition particle protein; translation: MFDSLKDRLEGVFKGLRGKGKLTEQDVGEALREVRRALLEADVNYKLVKDLVGRIRERAVGREVLDSITPAQQVISIVYEELTNLMGSEHATLQVSPKPPTTYMLVGLQGSGKTTSCAKLAARMSKGHKPLLVACDLQRPAAVEQLRTLAEKGGFGFFGPDEGESDPVPLVKRSLRYAADHLYDVVILDTAGRLHVDEELMAQLRQMKRKLQPTETLLVLDAMTGQEAVQVAEHFHSDMELTGLVLSKLDGDARGGAALAVRSVTGVPVKLAGVGEGIKDYETFDPQRMAGRIMGMGDVEGLMEKVRDATDQKDATKLAESIKKDRFTLEDLLSQLEQLEKMGPLNKVMEMLPMGGQMKQLQNAEVDPQRLKRIRAVIQSMTPRERRKPEIIKGSRRRRIANGSGTSVQMVNQVLKQYNQMRGMMKKFGKGAKKGKLPKNMMPF
- a CDS encoding lactate utilization protein — protein: MDQWEEIRRQHYENLGRNVAKACGEKGFNAQFAPTGAEALEELLRLIPEGSKVGVPGSVTIREMGALEGLERRGCTIVQHWDPSLATPEEKTARLQEELQCPYYLTSANAVTQDGMLVSIDGVGNRVAGMAWAPGVIIYVIGINKISRDLPAAFQRIRDWATPMNGIRLGMDIPCAATGYCMDCNSPGRACRATLVLERAPMNRTAHVIIVGEPLGF
- the trmD gene encoding tRNA (guanosine(37)-N1)-methyltransferase TrmD, translating into MRITVITAFPALVEDYLNTSVLGRARERGDLEASVVDLRDFAAGDYRQVDDYAYGGGGMVLMPGPLGAALDHVGGDAALVAAPSPQGVRLHQGLVESLAREGHLVLLCGHYEGIDERVTERYVDLEFSLGDVVLTGGELPAMVLADAVARLMPGVVGRREAVEEDSFYSGFLDHPHYTRPAEWRGRQVPGVLRSGDHQAIDRWRTEQRRTRTLERRPDLLAVTGIGEHLSSRVYLALGDGFVDRRRGDGFPDVRRLCALYGVERLCLVEPSGREGLPAAGKGVDLEGIKVCKQAGRLLQWVERREKARPFVLRPGVSGGLHWLEAKRRALEADRPLVFWFGDDDRIGGTAVDLCPLQGRDAAEYAVAVALDRFLGCR
- a CDS encoding KH domain-containing protein, with the translated sequence MADYKELTEFIVRNLVTNPDDVVVKVQEQEEGQFGVRISVAREDLGRVIGKKGATINALRQVVRASSQKEGQRVDVDVEEE
- a CDS encoding DNA-binding protein, with the protein product MNDQERLAARVQNAALFDIYGALLTRRQREAYVLHELEDLSLGEIAEELGVSRQGAHDLVHRAREHLLRMEEAVGAGAMERSLEEAESLMAAYAGSLPGEFVRRMDAVLERRDKWSGRDV
- the rimM gene encoding ribosome maturation factor RimM (Essential for efficient processing of 16S rRNA), whose translation is MLPERVAVGKVVGAHGVRGTLRVAVLTDFPERFRSMEELSLFGRGDRALGSFPVTRVRPVPGKNQMLIDCEGIDTRDDAEALTGAQIKVPRSDCPVLPEGTYWIDDLLGLEVVEAETGRVLGRLDDVMQTGAADVYVVTGGDGRLLLPAVGEVVRSVDLRQRRMEVSLPEGLPGR
- the rplS gene encoding 50S ribosomal protein L19; translated protein: MDPKIALVEQKYCKESIPEFRPGDTVQVHVRVREGNRERVQVFEGVVIARKHGGVNETFTVRKVSGGVGVERIFPLHCPSIDKIVVKRLGKVRRAKLYYLRKRSGKSARIKERRRK
- the rpsP gene encoding 30S ribosomal protein S16, with the protein product MAVRIRLARHGRKKRPFYRLVVADSRSPRDGRFIEQLGTYNPLTDPAEVVVDGEKALKWLKQGAKPSETARTLLRRTGVWERFTEDRENG